A single genomic interval of Chryseobacterium paludis harbors:
- a CDS encoding biliverdin-producing heme oxygenase, which yields MVSEYLKQNTAEYHDAAEKLFNSEKIFNKTFSLEDYKKIINTNYLMLLHSEDKIFNSLNGKFAEKLQLNQRKKLPLIEKDLVSLALKNQVVSHALEINNENEALGMMYVIEGSTLGGNVIAKQLSKTEGFDDITFNFFGCYQENTGPMWKNFKEVLDTEVAEENYNEVLSGAKKLYTFLLNVN from the coding sequence ATGGTTTCAGAATATCTTAAACAAAATACAGCAGAGTATCACGATGCTGCTGAGAAACTTTTTAACTCTGAAAAGATTTTTAACAAGACTTTCAGTTTAGAAGATTACAAAAAAATCATCAATACCAATTATTTAATGCTTTTGCATTCTGAAGACAAAATTTTTAATAGCCTTAATGGAAAATTCGCTGAGAAACTTCAATTGAATCAAAGAAAAAAGCTTCCATTGATTGAAAAAGATCTTGTAAGCCTTGCTTTGAAAAATCAAGTTGTTTCTCATGCTCTTGAAATTAATAATGAAAATGAAGCGTTAGGAATGATGTATGTGATCGAAGGGTCTACTTTAGGTGGAAACGTGATTGCAAAACAACTTTCTAAAACAGAAGGTTTCGATGATATAACGTTCAATTTCTTTGGGTGTTATCAGGAAAATACAGGGCCAATGTGGAAGAATTTTAAAGAAGTTCTGGATACAGAAGTTGCTGAAGAGAACTATAACGAAGTATTATCAGGAGCTAAAAAATTATATACGTTCTTATTAAACGTTAATTAA
- a CDS encoding malate dehydrogenase: MKVTVVGAGAVGASCAEYIAMKNFCSEVVLVDIKEGFAEGKAMDLMQTASLNGFDTKITGTTGDYSKTAGSHVAVITSGIPRKPGMTREELIGINAGIVKDVTANLVKHSPEVIIIVVSNPMDTMAYLVHKTSGLPKHKIIGMGGALDSARFKYRLAEALESPISDVDGMVIAAHSDTGMLPLLSKATRNGVPVTDFLDDEQQKYVIEETKVGGATLTKLLGTSAWYAPGAAVSVMVQAIACDQKKMIPCSLMLEGEYNQSDICLGVPAIIGKNGVEKIVNITLTVEEQLKFAEAAKAVREVNGDLKF, translated from the coding sequence ATGAAAGTAACTGTAGTAGGTGCAGGCGCTGTAGGAGCAAGCTGTGCAGAATACATCGCTATGAAAAACTTCTGTTCAGAGGTAGTTTTAGTAGACATTAAAGAAGGTTTTGCTGAAGGTAAGGCAATGGATTTGATGCAGACAGCGTCGCTTAACGGTTTTGATACCAAAATTACCGGGACAACAGGAGATTACAGCAAAACTGCAGGTTCTCATGTAGCAGTGATCACTTCAGGAATTCCAAGAAAACCTGGAATGACAAGAGAAGAATTAATAGGTATTAACGCAGGGATTGTAAAAGATGTTACTGCAAACTTAGTAAAACATTCTCCAGAGGTTATTATCATCGTAGTTTCTAATCCAATGGATACAATGGCTTATTTGGTACACAAAACTTCTGGTCTTCCGAAACACAAAATTATCGGAATGGGAGGTGCACTGGATTCTGCTAGATTTAAATACAGATTGGCTGAAGCATTAGAAAGCCCAATTTCTGACGTTGACGGAATGGTAATCGCTGCTCACAGTGATACTGGAATGCTTCCATTATTGAGCAAAGCGACAAGAAACGGAGTTCCTGTAACTGACTTCCTTGATGATGAGCAACAAAAATATGTAATTGAAGAAACTAAAGTTGGTGGAGCTACATTAACTAAATTATTAGGAACTTCTGCTTGGTATGCACCAGGTGCTGCTGTTTCTGTAATGGTTCAGGCAATTGCATGTGATCAAAAGAAAATGATCCCTTGTTCTTTAATGCTGGAAGGTGAATACAATCAAAGTGATATCTGTTTAGGTGTTCCTGCTATTATCGGTAAAAACGGTGTAGAAAAAATCGTAAACATTACCCTTACAGTAGAAGAACAATTGAAGTTTGCTGAAGCTGCTAAAGCGGTAAGAGAAGTAAATGGAGATTTGAAGTTTTAA
- a CDS encoding DUF3108 domain-containing protein, giving the protein MKSIHFLSSVFVILSFFSLTNAQIKDQTPEKNEIVPNLIKNGKETMIWYALKDTTKIEIAKIYTDISRNGKTINVKTTVKMSGKPDWVDETTAELPQLKPIKHTSFNTQRDMSLNFGKTVTGYYTDKVTNAKTEINEKVDGSFFDSNLYPQIIRWLPLKDNYKTDIAIFDYNPKSGSGLMKAHITNTQKGSFQNKEVWIVSVTDDISSNAVKMTFYIDTKSNQVLKQEIDAGGRKMLIERIEGN; this is encoded by the coding sequence ATGAAATCAATCCACTTTTTGAGTTCTGTTTTTGTAATCTTATCTTTTTTCTCTCTTACAAATGCACAGATTAAAGATCAGACTCCTGAAAAGAATGAAATTGTTCCGAATCTAATAAAGAACGGAAAAGAAACAATGATCTGGTATGCATTAAAGGATACCACTAAAATTGAAATTGCAAAAATATACACCGATATCAGTCGCAACGGTAAAACCATCAATGTAAAAACCACTGTAAAAATGTCAGGAAAACCTGATTGGGTAGATGAAACTACGGCTGAACTTCCTCAATTAAAACCGATAAAACATACCTCCTTTAATACCCAAAGGGATATGTCTTTAAATTTCGGAAAAACAGTAACCGGATATTACACAGACAAAGTGACAAATGCCAAAACTGAAATCAATGAAAAAGTGGACGGAAGTTTTTTTGACAGTAATCTATACCCGCAAATTATTCGTTGGCTGCCATTAAAGGATAATTACAAAACTGATATTGCCATTTTTGATTATAATCCAAAATCAGGCTCAGGATTAATGAAAGCCCATATTACAAACACTCAAAAAGGAAGTTTCCAAAATAAGGAAGTCTGGATCGTTAGCGTAACGGATGATATTTCAAGTAATGCTGTAAAGATGACTTTTTATATCGATACAAAATCCAATCAGGTATTGAAGCAGGAAATTGACGCAGGGGGAAGAAAAATGCTTATTGAGAGAATTGAAGGAAATTAA
- a CDS encoding VOC family protein — protein sequence MQPLKKIDENTNVITWFEIPVTDTSRAKTFYETILDIKMITRSIPETNEELTFFPYNPNVVQATSGRITGVLSKSKDSHPSDKGTLVYINAYPEIQKVLDKVESAGGKIVTPPIQMNAGYIAVITDTEGNRIGLHAEK from the coding sequence ATGCAACCACTAAAAAAAATCGACGAGAATACCAATGTTATTACCTGGTTTGAAATCCCTGTTACTGATACCAGCAGGGCAAAAACATTTTATGAGACAATTTTAGACATTAAAATGATTACCCGTTCTATTCCCGAAACCAATGAGGAACTTACTTTTTTTCCTTACAACCCGAATGTAGTTCAGGCAACCTCCGGAAGAATTACAGGCGTTTTATCAAAATCAAAAGACAGCCACCCTTCAGATAAAGGAACACTGGTCTATATCAATGCTTATCCTGAAATTCAAAAAGTTTTAGATAAGGTGGAGTCTGCTGGTGGGAAAATAGTAACTCCACCCATTCAAATGAACGCAGGTTATATTGCTGTTATCACGGATACAGAAGGTAACAGGATTGGTCTACATGCCGAAAAATAA
- a CDS encoding alpha/beta fold hydrolase: MKALFFTLLLFFNYLPAQGQPKSEDFFQTSDHVQIHYKVSGTGEACIYIPGGPGQGYPSFELMGGNHLEKNLKMIYMDQRGSGKSAQSDDYHLDKMVQDIEELRQHLKLNKVFLMAHSFGGIIAVSYAKKYPQNVKGLILANVTLHFLNNESVKEQIDYANELLHLKNRKIENDSLSSELSKLSKSLRSKRMGYRFLTDDIETIKEMDKIDSLNPRIIDFGMAVISKPKEYPEYYADYAQSTKDIKVPTLIITGKKDKAVGTKHYQSFKFVNKQVVSIDGGHLLYYEKNPEFINTVWTFVKKEK; this comes from the coding sequence ATGAAAGCACTTTTCTTTACCCTGTTGTTATTTTTCAACTACCTGCCTGCTCAAGGTCAACCCAAATCCGAAGACTTTTTTCAGACCAGTGATCATGTGCAGATCCATTATAAAGTTTCGGGAACCGGAGAAGCCTGCATTTATATTCCAGGGGGACCGGGACAGGGCTATCCTTCATTTGAACTAATGGGAGGAAATCATCTTGAGAAAAACCTAAAGATGATCTATATGGATCAGAGAGGATCCGGAAAATCTGCTCAGTCGGATGATTATCATTTAGATAAAATGGTACAGGATATTGAGGAATTAAGACAACACTTGAAATTAAATAAGGTTTTCCTCATGGCTCACTCTTTTGGTGGAATTATCGCGGTAAGCTATGCCAAGAAATACCCTCAAAATGTAAAAGGTCTTATTTTAGCCAACGTAACCTTACATTTCTTAAATAATGAATCAGTTAAGGAACAAATTGATTATGCCAATGAACTTCTCCATCTAAAAAATAGAAAAATAGAAAACGATAGTCTTTCTTCCGAGCTTTCCAAATTAAGCAAATCGTTAAGATCAAAACGAATGGGATACAGATTCCTTACTGATGACATTGAGACGATCAAAGAAATGGACAAAATAGATTCATTAAATCCGAGAATTATTGATTTTGGAATGGCTGTGATCTCAAAACCTAAAGAATATCCGGAATATTATGCTGATTATGCGCAATCAACAAAAGACATTAAGGTTCCAACTTTAATCATTACAGGAAAAAAAGACAAAGCGGTAGGTACAAAACATTATCAATCATTCAAATTCGTTAATAAACAAGTGGTTTCAATTGATGGTGGGCATCTTTTGTATTATGAGAAAAACCCAGAATTCATTAATACCGTATGGACCTTTGTAAAGAAGGAAAAATAA
- a CDS encoding S41 family peptidase: MKKIITLFFLFLIQQAIYAQKEQYAFFMKTWNFLKYYHPDLASGKVDADSLFLANIEKVDEKSDANSIIKQLSGKLSNPISHSLVIDENKEALTVNQNFDWYKKNKMLTAEGKTILSTIFEHRYIGKVLKEKQYELSKKEQLPLPFRLLILAKIQGSIDYLYPHKYLMDKNFEVFFTDLVGQAISSPSRKDFEIILAKAISKMEDSHAFKFYDQLNYKNEILHRFYYAPFDYQVFNDHLLITHLIFPEICSNAQIMVGDRITEINGKSIKQIINEKRELLSVSNLENLLYHLSDYQRNMIWPDDVQQKDFKILHTQNNKAEHTKITFINPTDQQQTSVISAYLNEKISLKQQHKLVHNDIAYFKINDVFSLTDNIADDKFDSHMDTIFKEASSKKAIVFDMRGYPNWGGFVFHYIYKYFSPRENYFGKYYEPNLKNMGTYIPISYKVYGHYYPKIENKTVNPYKGKVFIIVNPETLSMSEWNTMNLQNIFPQAITIGQQTAGADGDTVEIQLPAGYSLVFTGNGIFYYDNTQTQKVGIRINELIKYTDDDIIQNRDLEFEHILKAIK; encoded by the coding sequence ATGAAAAAAATCATTACTCTTTTCTTTTTATTTCTCATTCAACAGGCGATTTATGCTCAAAAAGAGCAGTATGCTTTTTTTATGAAAACCTGGAATTTTCTAAAATATTATCATCCGGATCTAGCAAGTGGGAAAGTGGATGCTGACAGTCTATTTTTAGCTAATATTGAGAAGGTAGATGAGAAATCGGATGCTAACTCTATTATTAAGCAACTATCAGGAAAACTGAGTAATCCTATTTCCCATTCACTTGTGATTGATGAAAATAAAGAAGCTTTAACGGTAAATCAGAATTTTGATTGGTATAAAAAGAATAAAATGCTCACTGCGGAAGGTAAAACGATTTTGAGCACTATATTTGAACATCGGTATATAGGAAAAGTTCTAAAAGAAAAACAATATGAGCTTTCCAAAAAAGAACAATTACCACTGCCCTTCAGGCTGCTCATACTTGCTAAGATACAAGGCTCCATAGATTATTTATATCCGCATAAATACCTTATGGATAAGAACTTCGAAGTCTTCTTTACAGATCTGGTGGGACAAGCAATATCTTCACCTTCAAGAAAAGATTTTGAAATTATTCTTGCAAAAGCAATTTCTAAAATGGAAGACAGTCATGCTTTTAAGTTCTATGATCAATTAAACTATAAAAATGAAATCCTGCACAGATTTTATTATGCTCCTTTTGATTACCAAGTTTTTAATGATCATCTCTTAATTACTCATCTTATTTTTCCTGAGATCTGCTCTAATGCGCAAATAATGGTTGGAGATAGAATAACCGAAATCAATGGTAAAAGTATTAAACAGATCATCAATGAAAAAAGAGAACTGCTTTCCGTTTCAAACCTTGAGAATCTATTATATCACCTTTCAGATTATCAAAGAAATATGATATGGCCAGATGATGTACAACAAAAAGATTTCAAAATACTACATACCCAAAACAATAAAGCTGAACATACAAAAATCACCTTTATTAATCCTACAGATCAGCAACAGACGTCTGTCATCTCAGCTTATTTAAATGAGAAAATCAGTCTAAAACAGCAACACAAGTTGGTTCACAATGATATTGCATATTTTAAAATCAATGATGTATTTTCTCTGACTGATAATATTGCAGATGATAAGTTTGACAGTCACATGGATACTATTTTTAAAGAAGCTTCTTCTAAAAAAGCAATTGTCTTTGATATGAGAGGATATCCGAACTGGGGTGGATTTGTTTTTCATTATATTTACAAATACTTCTCACCCAGAGAAAATTATTTTGGAAAATATTATGAGCCTAATTTAAAAAATATGGGTACTTACATTCCTATCAGTTATAAGGTGTATGGCCACTATTACCCTAAGATTGAGAACAAAACAGTAAACCCATATAAAGGAAAAGTTTTTATAATCGTCAATCCTGAAACCTTAAGTATGAGTGAATGGAACACTATGAATCTGCAAAATATTTTTCCTCAAGCCATTACAATAGGACAGCAAACAGCTGGTGCTGATGGAGATACAGTAGAAATACAATTACCAGCAGGCTATTCACTGGTGTTTACAGGGAATGGCATATTCTATTATGATAACACACAAACTCAAAAAGTAGGTATAAGAATTAACGAGTTGATAAAATATACCGATGATGATATTATTCAAAATCGTGATCTGGAATTTGAACATATTTTAAAAGCTATTAAATAA
- a CDS encoding helix-turn-helix domain-containing protein, which yields MVNKQPQRIKSITEFHQVRGLTKPEHPLISVINYSDIIIHSPDQPVTNWILDFYSISIKRTSNAKMKYGQQDYDFDEGVMFFMAPGQVFSVSVDPNSTIQHTGWMLLIHPDFLWNTSLAKKIKQYEYFDYSVHEALFLSDKEETVLGNIIQNIEQEYHSNIDKFSQDIIISQIETLLNYSERYYQRQFITRKITNHKTLDSLETLLTEYFNQEDLISKGLPTVQYIADTLNISPSYLTGLLKVLTGQSTQQHIHEKLIEKAKEKLSTTQLSVSEIAYELGFEHPQSFSKLFKNKTNLSPLEFRQSFN from the coding sequence ATCGTGAACAAACAACCTCAAAGAATAAAATCCATCACTGAGTTCCATCAGGTGAGAGGCTTAACCAAACCTGAGCATCCATTGATCAGCGTCATAAATTACAGTGATATCATCATACATTCTCCAGATCAACCTGTGACAAACTGGATATTGGATTTTTATTCTATTTCCATTAAACGCACCTCCAATGCTAAAATGAAATATGGCCAACAGGATTATGATTTTGATGAAGGGGTGATGTTTTTTATGGCACCAGGTCAGGTGTTCAGCGTTAGTGTAGATCCTAATTCAACAATACAACATACAGGATGGATGCTATTAATCCATCCTGATTTTCTGTGGAACACTTCTCTTGCCAAAAAGATCAAACAATATGAATATTTTGATTATTCTGTGCATGAAGCTTTATTTCTTTCAGACAAAGAAGAAACTGTGCTTGGCAATATCATTCAAAATATTGAGCAGGAATACCATTCCAATATTGACAAGTTCAGTCAGGATATTATTATTTCACAAATTGAAACCTTATTAAATTATTCTGAACGTTATTACCAGCGACAGTTCATTACCAGAAAAATAACCAATCATAAAACTCTTGATTCTCTGGAAACCTTACTTACTGAATATTTTAATCAGGAGGACCTCATCAGTAAAGGGCTTCCTACCGTTCAGTATATTGCTGACACTCTAAATATATCACCTAGTTATTTAACCGGATTATTAAAAGTTCTTACCGGGCAGAGCACTCAACAGCATATTCACGAAAAATTAATTGAAAAGGCAAAGGAAAAATTATCTACTACTCAATTATCCGTAAGTGAAATTGCCTATGAATTGGGATTTGAACATCCACAGTCTTTCAGTAAATTATTTAAAAATAAAACCAATCTTTCACCACTGGAATTCAGGCAGTCCTTTAATTGA
- a CDS encoding NmrA family NAD(P)-binding protein, with translation MKIIVTGSLGNISKPLTKHLVEKGHRVTVISTSSDRKAEIEALGAQAAIGTMEDVDFLSEIFKDADIVYAMEALNAGSFFDHNVDFIAASTQIGKNYKEAFERSGVKRIVHLSSIGAHTNKGNGILAFHYNVENILNKLPEDVSIKFMRPVGFYYNMFAFIPSIKTQGAIIQNYGGDDKEPWVSPLDIAEVIAEEIEKPFNGREIRYIASEEISPNEIAETLGDAIGNRELKWETIEDEKLLNNLINAGMNPQTAKGFVEMNASRRNGILYEDYYAHQPVLGQVKVKEFAREFAIAYHQ, from the coding sequence ATGAAAATAATCGTAACAGGCTCTTTAGGAAATATCAGCAAGCCACTGACAAAACACTTAGTAGAAAAAGGACACCGTGTTACTGTCATCAGTACAAGTTCAGACAGGAAAGCAGAAATTGAAGCTTTAGGTGCTCAAGCCGCCATCGGAACAATGGAAGATGTAGACTTCCTTTCTGAGATTTTCAAAGACGCAGATATTGTTTACGCTATGGAAGCATTGAATGCGGGAAGCTTTTTTGATCACAACGTAGATTTTATTGCAGCCAGTACTCAGATCGGTAAAAATTACAAAGAGGCATTTGAAAGATCAGGTGTAAAACGTATCGTCCATCTTAGCAGTATCGGAGCACATACGAATAAGGGAAACGGTATTCTAGCGTTTCATTATAATGTGGAAAACATATTGAATAAATTACCTGAAGATGTATCCATAAAATTTATGCGTCCGGTTGGATTCTATTACAATATGTTTGCTTTTATTCCAAGTATAAAAACGCAAGGAGCTATTATTCAGAATTATGGTGGAGACGACAAAGAACCTTGGGTTTCTCCATTGGATATTGCAGAAGTCATTGCAGAAGAAATTGAAAAACCTTTTAATGGCAGAGAAATCAGATATATTGCCAGTGAAGAAATCTCACCCAATGAAATAGCTGAAACCTTAGGAGATGCCATTGGAAACAGGGAACTGAAATGGGAAACTATTGAGGATGAAAAACTGCTAAACAATCTAATTAATGCAGGAATGAATCCTCAAACAGCTAAAGGTTTTGTAGAAATGAATGCATCAAGACGTAACGGAATACTGTATGAAGATTATTATGCTCATCAACCTGTTTTGGGCCAAGTAAAAGTGAAAGAGTTCGCCAGGGAATTTGCCATAGCATATCATCAATAA
- a CDS encoding phosphatidylinositol-specific phospholipase C domain-containing protein yields MKKYICSAAMAAVALINAQEKCRNIKINQLQVVGTHNSYAEPVDPKVLDLAAPIIKNLMKKYDSGMSAEQKAKFQEYHPNGMDFNEALNYDHPDFTQQLNANLRGLELDVYYDPDGNRFNNPASYRVLKEKGVNDLAPHNTKGLDKPGFKVLHMADIDFRSHYPTLKDALLELREWSDKHPQHSTIFIMVEAKDSGFPIFPNSTQVLPFTKKAYDDLDQEISQYLGKDKLITPKEIQGKFKTLREAVVHNNWPKAENSRGKFILMLLPGSAGTKSTKDNPYLIDGSLEKRLMFMESEPEDSFAAFILRDNAIVRQKEIQEMVKQGFIVRTRADIETYEAKVNDLTRAKEAFSSGAQVVSTDFFKPGNTYGTSYFVKPPQDKDYFVNPINGNCQ; encoded by the coding sequence ATGAAAAAATATATTTGCTCCGCAGCAATGGCTGCTGTTGCATTAATAAACGCGCAGGAAAAGTGCCGGAATATTAAAATCAATCAACTACAGGTAGTAGGAACTCACAACTCTTATGCGGAACCCGTTGATCCAAAAGTGCTGGATCTTGCAGCGCCTATTATTAAAAACTTAATGAAAAAATATGACTCTGGAATGTCTGCCGAACAAAAAGCTAAATTTCAGGAATATCATCCTAACGGTATGGATTTTAATGAAGCCCTTAACTACGATCATCCTGATTTTACACAACAATTAAACGCTAACCTGCGTGGATTGGAGCTGGATGTTTATTATGATCCGGATGGTAATCGTTTTAATAATCCTGCATCTTATCGCGTGCTGAAGGAAAAAGGAGTAAATGATCTTGCTCCTCACAATACTAAAGGATTGGATAAACCCGGGTTTAAAGTCCTGCATATGGCAGACATTGATTTCAGATCCCACTACCCTACATTAAAAGACGCTTTATTGGAACTGCGTGAATGGTCTGACAAACATCCCCAGCATTCCACGATTTTTATTATGGTTGAAGCTAAAGATTCAGGGTTTCCAATTTTCCCTAACAGCACTCAGGTTCTGCCTTTTACTAAAAAAGCATACGATGATCTGGATCAGGAAATCTCACAATATTTAGGCAAAGATAAATTGATTACTCCCAAAGAGATACAGGGTAAATTTAAAACATTGCGTGAAGCAGTAGTTCATAATAATTGGCCTAAAGCAGAGAACAGCAGAGGCAAATTTATCCTGATGTTATTACCGGGAAGTGCAGGAACAAAATCCACTAAAGACAATCCATATTTAATAGATGGCTCCTTGGAAAAGAGACTGATGTTTATGGAAAGTGAACCTGAAGATAGTTTTGCCGCTTTTATTTTGAGAGATAATGCTATTGTCCGTCAAAAAGAAATTCAGGAGATGGTAAAACAAGGATTTATTGTTCGAACCAGGGCAGATATTGAAACTTATGAAGCAAAAGTAAATGACCTCACCCGTGCTAAAGAAGCATTCAGCAGCGGCGCTCAGGTCGTTTCCACCGATTTTTTTAAACCTGGAAACACCTATGGAACATCCTATTTTGTAAAGCCACCTCAGGATAAAGATTATTTTGTAAATCCAATTAATGGTAATTGTCAATAA